A window of the Rhizobium brockwellii genome harbors these coding sequences:
- a CDS encoding NADH-ubiquinone oxidoreductase, which yields MADNASKSGKKEDAADFAAGFGRLAAEMLENARAMPVHPLMAQPAAAFAAATAIGFGFSTQMAGAFFGAWQSALETTGKVAAALDDTPPDELKPDVDIRPENIRSEVKAFTKPPAEKKARPTLTVVRPVSEPIPPSQTKASQPKPAVKAKTVARGKADDLKLIAGIGPKLEQVLNDKGIRSFADIAAWTDEEIARFDAELGFDGRIGRDDWTGQAKVLAGRGRRKK from the coding sequence ATGGCGGACAACGCATCCAAGAGTGGGAAGAAGGAAGACGCCGCCGATTTCGCGGCCGGTTTCGGCCGTCTAGCCGCCGAGATGCTGGAAAATGCACGGGCGATGCCGGTGCATCCGCTGATGGCGCAGCCCGCGGCAGCCTTTGCCGCCGCAACGGCGATCGGCTTTGGTTTCTCGACCCAGATGGCCGGCGCTTTCTTCGGTGCCTGGCAGAGCGCCCTGGAAACGACCGGCAAGGTCGCCGCCGCCCTCGATGACACGCCGCCGGACGAACTGAAGCCCGATGTCGATATCCGGCCGGAGAATATTCGCTCGGAGGTCAAGGCTTTCACCAAGCCGCCGGCTGAGAAGAAGGCAAGGCCGACATTGACTGTCGTCAGGCCGGTCAGCGAGCCGATCCCACCCAGCCAAACGAAGGCCAGCCAGCCAAAGCCGGCGGTGAAGGCAAAAACGGTTGCGCGGGGGAAGGCCGACGATCTCAAGTTGATTGCCGGCATCGGCCCGAAGCTGGAGCAGGTGCTGAACGACAAAGGCATCCGCAGCTTCGCCGACATCGCTGCCTGGACCGACGAGGAAATCGCCCGGTTCGACGCTGAACTCGGCTTCGACGGCCGCATCGGCCGTGACGATTGGACCGGCCAGGCGAAAGTTCTGGCAGGGCGGGGCCGCAGAAAGAAATGA